Proteins co-encoded in one Medicago truncatula cultivar Jemalong A17 chromosome 8, MtrunA17r5.0-ANR, whole genome shotgun sequence genomic window:
- the LOC25501773 gene encoding cysteine proteinase inhibitor B, which translates to MAAPLIIRSPATLTMTLMAAWLVLCSTASRMVGGKTEVANVRTNDEVQELGRFAVEEYNRSVKIWKEGEGELRFVEVVEAQQQVVSGIKYYMKIWVTQAKSDGVGDPTMFDSVVLVKPWLNSKHLLHFAPSPQ; encoded by the coding sequence ATGGCGGCACCTTTGATCATAAGATCTCCAGCAACATTAACAATGACATTAATGGCAGCATGGCTAGTACTGTGTAGCACGGCGTCTCGCATGGTAGGTGGAAAAACAGAGGTTGCAAACGTGAGAACAAACGACGAGGTGCAAGAACTGGGAAGATTTGCGGTGGAGGAGTATAACCGGAGTGTGAAGATATGGAAGGAAGGGGAAGGAGAGTTAAGGTTTGTGGAAGTGGTGGAGGCGCAACAACAAGTAGTTTCTGGGATCAAATACTATATGAAGATATGGGTTACACAAGCGAAGAGTGATGGTGTTGGAGATCCAACAATGTTTGATTCAGTGGTGCTTGTTAAGCCATGGCTGAATTCAAAACACCTTCTCCACTTTGCTCCTTCCCCTCAATAA
- the LOC25501772 gene encoding kinesin-like protein KIN-12A isoform X1: protein MTVKNSPTVPRNSNPKSTQKHKFNKENKPPKPPSSHHNPLKRKLDDTLTTSSDSGVKVIVRMKPVRSENDEADSIVKKVSSNSLSINGQDFTFDSIAHIDATQLDIFELIGVPLVENCLAGFNSSVFAYGQTGSGKTYTMWGPPNALAVENSSIDQQGGLAPRVFERLFARITEEQTKHSDKQLKYQCHCSFLEIYNEHITDLLDPNKRNLQIREDVKSGIYVENLTEEHVFTMKDVNQLLIKGLLNRTIGATSVNSESSRSHTVFTCVVESRCKSIEDRKSRFKTSKINLVDLAGSERQKLTGAAGYRLKEAGNINRSLSQLGNLINILAEVSQTGKQRHIPYRDSKLTFLLQESLGGNAKLTLLCAISPAQSCRSETFSTLRFAQRVKAIKNKAVVNEVMHDDVNQLREVIRELKDELHRVKTKGYNPSGGHSAALIRRSLCLLQPRLHYPLSLPHVDEDGDEEMEIVEDGVEDHARILGDTSRDSAGFSDTKRCIDFPSATMNCDNPATLVVKCATDPTLKSPPPSVSPTISSSRKSLKTLSKLSPSQNNLHCESDLGMMSGLVTKTVNQKSMSNALSSLKAQNFLTKTENLTASIRHGLETIDNHHSSAAFGRSSLRLSLRPEDSKLTFPVDKVNVGVQTFVDNNAGEEDSVMLNCNNCKIRMQLDVSKIDNNSNMQLVPVDCPESADKPKKQVLKAAEKVLAGSIRREMALEELCAKQTSEIMQLNHLLQQYKHERECNAVIGQTREGKIQRLQSLMDGVLPTEEFMSEELVSLTHEHEVKLLKENYEHHPEVLKMKIELKRVQDKLQEYQNFYEFGEREVLMEEICNLRNQLHFYMDHSPARKEYPLLQLPHSSEPRLVANLTANPDSTEASAEANDNPESTEESAKVKLEQERSEWTEAESRWISLSEELRAEVEANKSLAEKRKRELDAERKCSKELKDAMQIAIEGHARILEQYADLEEKHVQLLERHRKIHDGIDDIKKAASRTAVRSAESKLITTLAAEISALKAEKEEERRILVDENRGLQDQLKDTSAAVQAAGELLVRLKEAEEGVITAQKRAMDAEQEAAKAYKQIDKLKKKYEIEISTLNDLLAKSRLPMEEAIQPTCNGFVMPTDYDTKVANNVSQFEPSYNEEDGELAKLKEQSWFSGSDICNI from the exons ATGACAGTGAAGAACTCGCCGACTGTACCAAGAAATTCAAACCCCAAATCAACGCAAAAGCACAAATTTAACAAAGAGAACAAACCCCCTAAGCCTCCCTCTTCCCACCATAACCCTCTCAAACGCAAGCTCGATGATACTCTCACTACCTCCTCCGATTCCGGCGTCAAG gttaTTGTGAGGATGAAACCAGTGCGCAGTGAAAATGACGAAGCAGATTCCATTGTTAAGAAAGTTTCCAGCAATTCTTTATCAATCAACGGTCAGGATTTCACCTTTGATTCCATTGCTCACATTGATGCTACTCAG cTTGATATTTTTGAGCTTATTGGTGTGCCTCTAGTAGAGAATTGTTTGGCTGGGTTCAATAGTTCTGTTTTTGCTTATGGGCAG ACCGGGAGTGGAAAGACCTACACTATGTGGGGTCCTCCCAATGCTTTGGCGGttgaaaattcatcaattgatcAACAAGGAGGTCTCGCCCCTCGTGTTTTTGAGCGACTCTTTGCACGCATAACTGAA GAGCAAACTAAGCACTCCGACAAGCAACTCAAGTATCAATGTCACTGTTCATTTCTTGAG ATATACAATGAGCACATAACCGATCTGTTAGATCCGAATAAAAGAAACCTGCAG ATTAGAGAAGATGTTAAATCTGGAATCTACGTCGAGAATCTTACAGAGGAGCATGTGTTTACTATGAAGGATGTAAATCAGCTTTTGATAAAG GGATTGTTAAACAGAACAATAGGAGCAACCAGTGTAAATTCTGAAAGCTCCCGTTCACACACTGTTTTTACTTGTGTTGTTGAATCTCGATGCAAG AGTATTGAAGATCGTAAAAGCAGAtttaaaacaagtaaaatcaaTCTTGTTGATTTAGCTGGGTCAGAACGACAAAAATTAACAGGTGCAGCAGGGTACCGTCTGAAGGAAGCTGGCAACATTAATAGATCACTTTCACAACTTGG GAATCTGATTAATATTCTTGCTGAAGTTTCTCAGACAGGAAAGCAGCGACATATACCATACAGAGACTCGAAGTTGACATTTTTATTGCAGGAGTCTCTCGGTGGAAATGCAAAATTAACACTGCTTTGCGCTATTTCCCCTGCGCAAAG TTGTAGGAGTGAAACATTTAGTACATTGAGATTTGCACAACGTGTCAAAGCTATCAAGAACAAAGCGGTTGTAAATGAAGTAATGCATGATGATGTGAACCAATTGCGAGAAGTAATACGCGAACTCAAG GATGAGCTGCATCGAGTTAAAACAAAGGGTTACAATCCAAGTGGAGGCCATTCAGCAGCTTTGATCCGAAGAAGTTTATGTTTATTGCAGCCTAGACTCCATTACCCGTTATCACTACCTcatgttgatgaagatggtgaCGAGGAGATGGAGATTGTCGAGGATGGTGTTGAGGATCATGCTAGAATTCTCGGCGATACGAGCAGAGATTCTGCTGGTTTTTCTGACACTAAGCGATGCATTGATTTTCCTAGTGCTACAATGAACTGTGATAACCCTGCTACCCTCGTCGTAAAATGTGCTACTGACCCAACCCTCAAATCCCCACCTCCCAGTGTTTCGCCAACAATCAGCAGCAGCAGAAAGAGTTTGAAGACCTTATCAAAGCTGTCCCCATCTCAGAATAACCTTCATTGTGAAAGTGACTTAGGCATGATGAGTGGCTTGGTCACAAAGACTGTCAATCAGAAAAGCATGTCTAATGCTCTGTCTAGTCTGAAAGCTCAAAATTTCCTTACTAAAACTGAAAACTTAACAGCTAGCATCCGGCATGGTCTTGAAACTATCGATAACCACCATAGCAGCGCAGCTTTTGGGCGTTCATCGTTGAGGCTCTCATTGAGACCTGAGGATTCCAAGCTAACTTTTCCAGTGGATAAAGTTAATGTGGGAGTACAGACTTTCGTTGACAATAATGCTGGAGAAGAAGATTCTGTTATGTTGAACTGTAATAACTGTAAAATCAGAATGCAGCTTGATGTCAGTAAGATTGACAACAACTCAAACATGCAGTTGGTACCTGTTGATTGCCCTGAGTCTGCTGATAAACCAAAGAAGCAAGTTCTCAAA GCTGCAGAGAAGGTTTTGGCAGGATCCATAAGGAGAGAAATGGCTCTGGAAGAGTTATGTGCAAAGCAGACTTCTGAGATAATGCAGCTGAATCACTTA TTGCAACAATACAAGCATGAGAGGGAATGCAATGCCGTGATAGGTCAGACAAGGGAAGGTAAAATCCAGCGCCTTCAGAGCCTTATGGATGGTGTTTTACCCACTGAGGAATTTATGAGCGAAGAGCTAGTGTCCCTCACTCATGAACATGAGGTAAAA CTTTTGAAGGAGAACTATGAGCATCATCCAGAAGTTCTGAAGATGAAGATAGAGTTAAAAAGAGTACAAGATAAGCTACAAGAGTATCAGAATTTCTATGAATTTGGGGAGAGGGAAGTGCTAATGGAAGAGATATGTAATTTAAGAAATCAGCTTCATTTTTATATGGACCATTCACCGGCAAGAAAGGAATATCCACTGTTGCAATTGCCTCATTCATCTGAACCTAGATTGGTAGCAAACCTCACTGCCAATCCCGATTCAACCGAAGCTAGCGCTGAAGCAAATGACAATCCTGAATCAACTGAAGAAAGTGCCAAAGTAAAACTTGAACAGGAAAGAAGTGAATGGACTGAGGCAGAAAGCAGGTGGATTTCCCTTTCCGAAGAACTCAGAGCTGAAGTTGAAGCTAACAAGTCGTTAGCTGAAAAGAGGAAGCGTGAATTAGATGCCGAGAGGAAGTGTTCCAAGGAACTGAAGGATGCAATGCAAATAGCTATAGAAGGCCATGCACGGATTTTAGAACAGTATGCAGATTTGGAGGAGAAACATGTTCAGTTGCTTGAAAGGCATAGAAAGATCCATGATGGAATTGATGATATAAAGAAAGCAGCTTCCAGAACAGCAGTAAGAAGTGCAGAGTCTAAACTCATAACTACCCTTGCAGCAGAAATTTCAGCATTAAAagcagaaaaagaagaagaaaggagaATCCTAGTAGATGAAAATAGAGGGCTTCAGGATCAACTGAAGGATACTTCTGCAGCAGTGCAAGCTGCAGGTGAACTGCTTGTACGTCTTAAAGAAGCAGAAGAAGGTGTCATCACTGCTCAG AAGCGGGCAATGGATGCAGAACAGGAAGCTGCAAAGGCCTACAAACAAATTgataaattgaagaagaaatacGAGATTGAGATTAGTACACTCAATGATCTCCTTGCCAAATCACGTTTGCCTATGGAAGAAGCAATACAACCTACTTGTAATGGTTTTGTCATGCCTACTGATTATGACACCAAGGTAGCAAACAATGTTAGTCAATTTGAGCCATCTTATAATGAAGAGGATGGCGAGCTTGCTAAATTAAAAGAACAGTCATGGTTCTCTGGTTCTGACATATGCAACATATAG
- the LOC25501772 gene encoding kinesin-like protein KIN-12B isoform X2: MTVKNSPTVPRNSNPKSTQKHKFNKENKPPKPPSSHHNPLKRKLDDTLTTSSDSGVKVIVRMKPVRSENDEADSIVKKVSSNSLSINGQDFTFDSIAHIDATQLDIFELIGVPLVENCLAGFNSSVFAYGQTGSGKTYTMWGPPNALAVENSSIDQQGGLAPRVFERLFARITEEQTKHSDKQLKYQCHCSFLEIYNEHITDLLDPNKRNLQIREDVKSGIYVENLTEEHVFTMKDVNQLLIKGLLNRTIGATSVNSESSRSHTVFTCVVESRCKSIEDRKSRFKTSKINLVDLAGSERQKLTGAAGYRLKEAGNINRSLSQLGNLINILAEVSQTGKQRHIPYRDSKLTFLLQESLGGNAKLTLLCAISPAQSCRSETFSTLRFAQRVKAIKNKAVVNEVMHDDVNQLREVIRELKDELHRVKTKGYNPSGGHSAALIRRSLCLLQPRLHYPLSLPHVDEDGDEEMEIVEDGVEDHARILGDTSRDSAGFSDTKRCIDFPSATMNCDNPATLVVKCATDPTLKSPPPSVSPTISSSRKSLKTLSKLSPSQNNLHCESDLGMMSGLVTKTVNQKSMSNALSSLKAQNFLTKTENLTASIRHGLETIDNHHSSAAFGRSSLRLSLRPEDSKLTFPVDKVNVGVQTFVDNNAGEEDSVMLNCNNCKIRMQLDVSKIDNNSNMQLVPVDCPESADKPKKQVLKAAEKVLAGSIRREMALEELCAKQTSEIMQLNHLLQQYKHERECNAVIGQTREGKIQRLQSLMDGVLPTEEFMSEELVSLTHEHELLKENYEHHPEVLKMKIELKRVQDKLQEYQNFYEFGEREVLMEEICNLRNQLHFYMDHSPARKEYPLLQLPHSSEPRLVANLTANPDSTEASAEANDNPESTEESAKVKLEQERSEWTEAESRWISLSEELRAEVEANKSLAEKRKRELDAERKCSKELKDAMQIAIEGHARILEQYADLEEKHVQLLERHRKIHDGIDDIKKAASRTAVRSAESKLITTLAAEISALKAEKEEERRILVDENRGLQDQLKDTSAAVQAAGELLVRLKEAEEGVITAQKRAMDAEQEAAKAYKQIDKLKKKYEIEISTLNDLLAKSRLPMEEAIQPTCNGFVMPTDYDTKVANNVSQFEPSYNEEDGELAKLKEQSWFSGSDICNI; this comes from the exons ATGACAGTGAAGAACTCGCCGACTGTACCAAGAAATTCAAACCCCAAATCAACGCAAAAGCACAAATTTAACAAAGAGAACAAACCCCCTAAGCCTCCCTCTTCCCACCATAACCCTCTCAAACGCAAGCTCGATGATACTCTCACTACCTCCTCCGATTCCGGCGTCAAG gttaTTGTGAGGATGAAACCAGTGCGCAGTGAAAATGACGAAGCAGATTCCATTGTTAAGAAAGTTTCCAGCAATTCTTTATCAATCAACGGTCAGGATTTCACCTTTGATTCCATTGCTCACATTGATGCTACTCAG cTTGATATTTTTGAGCTTATTGGTGTGCCTCTAGTAGAGAATTGTTTGGCTGGGTTCAATAGTTCTGTTTTTGCTTATGGGCAG ACCGGGAGTGGAAAGACCTACACTATGTGGGGTCCTCCCAATGCTTTGGCGGttgaaaattcatcaattgatcAACAAGGAGGTCTCGCCCCTCGTGTTTTTGAGCGACTCTTTGCACGCATAACTGAA GAGCAAACTAAGCACTCCGACAAGCAACTCAAGTATCAATGTCACTGTTCATTTCTTGAG ATATACAATGAGCACATAACCGATCTGTTAGATCCGAATAAAAGAAACCTGCAG ATTAGAGAAGATGTTAAATCTGGAATCTACGTCGAGAATCTTACAGAGGAGCATGTGTTTACTATGAAGGATGTAAATCAGCTTTTGATAAAG GGATTGTTAAACAGAACAATAGGAGCAACCAGTGTAAATTCTGAAAGCTCCCGTTCACACACTGTTTTTACTTGTGTTGTTGAATCTCGATGCAAG AGTATTGAAGATCGTAAAAGCAGAtttaaaacaagtaaaatcaaTCTTGTTGATTTAGCTGGGTCAGAACGACAAAAATTAACAGGTGCAGCAGGGTACCGTCTGAAGGAAGCTGGCAACATTAATAGATCACTTTCACAACTTGG GAATCTGATTAATATTCTTGCTGAAGTTTCTCAGACAGGAAAGCAGCGACATATACCATACAGAGACTCGAAGTTGACATTTTTATTGCAGGAGTCTCTCGGTGGAAATGCAAAATTAACACTGCTTTGCGCTATTTCCCCTGCGCAAAG TTGTAGGAGTGAAACATTTAGTACATTGAGATTTGCACAACGTGTCAAAGCTATCAAGAACAAAGCGGTTGTAAATGAAGTAATGCATGATGATGTGAACCAATTGCGAGAAGTAATACGCGAACTCAAG GATGAGCTGCATCGAGTTAAAACAAAGGGTTACAATCCAAGTGGAGGCCATTCAGCAGCTTTGATCCGAAGAAGTTTATGTTTATTGCAGCCTAGACTCCATTACCCGTTATCACTACCTcatgttgatgaagatggtgaCGAGGAGATGGAGATTGTCGAGGATGGTGTTGAGGATCATGCTAGAATTCTCGGCGATACGAGCAGAGATTCTGCTGGTTTTTCTGACACTAAGCGATGCATTGATTTTCCTAGTGCTACAATGAACTGTGATAACCCTGCTACCCTCGTCGTAAAATGTGCTACTGACCCAACCCTCAAATCCCCACCTCCCAGTGTTTCGCCAACAATCAGCAGCAGCAGAAAGAGTTTGAAGACCTTATCAAAGCTGTCCCCATCTCAGAATAACCTTCATTGTGAAAGTGACTTAGGCATGATGAGTGGCTTGGTCACAAAGACTGTCAATCAGAAAAGCATGTCTAATGCTCTGTCTAGTCTGAAAGCTCAAAATTTCCTTACTAAAACTGAAAACTTAACAGCTAGCATCCGGCATGGTCTTGAAACTATCGATAACCACCATAGCAGCGCAGCTTTTGGGCGTTCATCGTTGAGGCTCTCATTGAGACCTGAGGATTCCAAGCTAACTTTTCCAGTGGATAAAGTTAATGTGGGAGTACAGACTTTCGTTGACAATAATGCTGGAGAAGAAGATTCTGTTATGTTGAACTGTAATAACTGTAAAATCAGAATGCAGCTTGATGTCAGTAAGATTGACAACAACTCAAACATGCAGTTGGTACCTGTTGATTGCCCTGAGTCTGCTGATAAACCAAAGAAGCAAGTTCTCAAA GCTGCAGAGAAGGTTTTGGCAGGATCCATAAGGAGAGAAATGGCTCTGGAAGAGTTATGTGCAAAGCAGACTTCTGAGATAATGCAGCTGAATCACTTA TTGCAACAATACAAGCATGAGAGGGAATGCAATGCCGTGATAGGTCAGACAAGGGAAGGTAAAATCCAGCGCCTTCAGAGCCTTATGGATGGTGTTTTACCCACTGAGGAATTTATGAGCGAAGAGCTAGTGTCCCTCACTCATGAACATGAG CTTTTGAAGGAGAACTATGAGCATCATCCAGAAGTTCTGAAGATGAAGATAGAGTTAAAAAGAGTACAAGATAAGCTACAAGAGTATCAGAATTTCTATGAATTTGGGGAGAGGGAAGTGCTAATGGAAGAGATATGTAATTTAAGAAATCAGCTTCATTTTTATATGGACCATTCACCGGCAAGAAAGGAATATCCACTGTTGCAATTGCCTCATTCATCTGAACCTAGATTGGTAGCAAACCTCACTGCCAATCCCGATTCAACCGAAGCTAGCGCTGAAGCAAATGACAATCCTGAATCAACTGAAGAAAGTGCCAAAGTAAAACTTGAACAGGAAAGAAGTGAATGGACTGAGGCAGAAAGCAGGTGGATTTCCCTTTCCGAAGAACTCAGAGCTGAAGTTGAAGCTAACAAGTCGTTAGCTGAAAAGAGGAAGCGTGAATTAGATGCCGAGAGGAAGTGTTCCAAGGAACTGAAGGATGCAATGCAAATAGCTATAGAAGGCCATGCACGGATTTTAGAACAGTATGCAGATTTGGAGGAGAAACATGTTCAGTTGCTTGAAAGGCATAGAAAGATCCATGATGGAATTGATGATATAAAGAAAGCAGCTTCCAGAACAGCAGTAAGAAGTGCAGAGTCTAAACTCATAACTACCCTTGCAGCAGAAATTTCAGCATTAAAagcagaaaaagaagaagaaaggagaATCCTAGTAGATGAAAATAGAGGGCTTCAGGATCAACTGAAGGATACTTCTGCAGCAGTGCAAGCTGCAGGTGAACTGCTTGTACGTCTTAAAGAAGCAGAAGAAGGTGTCATCACTGCTCAG AAGCGGGCAATGGATGCAGAACAGGAAGCTGCAAAGGCCTACAAACAAATTgataaattgaagaagaaatacGAGATTGAGATTAGTACACTCAATGATCTCCTTGCCAAATCACGTTTGCCTATGGAAGAAGCAATACAACCTACTTGTAATGGTTTTGTCATGCCTACTGATTATGACACCAAGGTAGCAAACAATGTTAGTCAATTTGAGCCATCTTATAATGAAGAGGATGGCGAGCTTGCTAAATTAAAAGAACAGTCATGGTTCTCTGGTTCTGACATATGCAACATATAG